A single Leptolyngbya ohadii IS1 DNA region contains:
- a CDS encoding M23 family metallopeptidase — translation MSYLLSRTDSIRRLLWKFRLQLGILLTSVTIVLWLSTPAQAVQTQITPTNPQLGDTLSVVVQSDTGTAPTVTFQQKTYPTFAIANNRYRALLPTTPLDRPGRLTIQVKAGDAVQNLAVQLRNRSFPTQSIWVSGGGSDGSNAEFDRIDAFRAIVSPQKYWNGAFVRPNQGEITSVYGVRRYYNGEFAQDYYHRGVDYAAPTGDPIVAPAAGRVVLVGRESEGFRLHGNTIGIDHGQGVTSIFIHLSRIDVKEGDFVQAGQRIGGLGATGSATGPNLHWGLNVHGKSVDPVPWRQSSFE, via the coding sequence ATGTCCTATCTTCTATCTCGAACAGACTCAATTCGGCGACTGCTGTGGAAATTCCGGCTGCAACTGGGTATTCTGCTGACCAGTGTCACGATCGTCCTCTGGCTTTCTACTCCGGCACAGGCTGTTCAGACGCAGATTACGCCGACAAACCCTCAGTTGGGCGACACGCTCTCCGTAGTTGTCCAAAGCGACACGGGCACTGCCCCCACAGTGACGTTTCAGCAAAAGACCTACCCCACTTTTGCGATCGCCAATAACCGCTATCGGGCACTGCTGCCCACCACACCCCTCGATCGTCCTGGACGGCTGACCATTCAGGTAAAGGCAGGCGATGCCGTACAAAATCTGGCTGTGCAGTTGCGGAATCGATCTTTCCCCACGCAAAGTATCTGGGTCAGCGGGGGCGGTTCAGATGGCAGCAATGCTGAATTCGATCGCATTGATGCGTTCAGGGCGATCGTCTCTCCGCAGAAATACTGGAACGGGGCGTTTGTCCGTCCGAACCAGGGGGAAATTACGTCCGTGTACGGAGTTCGCCGCTACTACAACGGTGAGTTTGCTCAAGATTATTACCACCGTGGGGTTGATTATGCGGCTCCAACGGGTGATCCGATTGTGGCTCCGGCAGCGGGTCGCGTGGTGCTGGTTGGAAGAGAATCGGAGGGTTTTCGGCTTCACGGCAATACGATCGGCATTGATCACGGTCAGGGCGTGACGAGCATTTTTATCCACCTCAGCCGAATTGACGTGAAGGAAGGTGATTTTGTCCAGGCGGGTCAACGAATTGGCGGATTGGGCGCGACCGGATCAGCAACCGGACCAAACCTGCACTGGGGACTCAATGTGCATGGTAAATCCGTAGATCCCGTGCCTTGGCGACAGAGCAGCTTTGAGTAA
- a CDS encoding late competence development ComFB family protein, translating to MSIEKIVEQALEDGYLTPAMEAEVGRICDTTSELSIEEYMALDRLMGALLTGEVVAVPRKQFINLMEELVLTEAIARVSEIEATSDCTLDLGDIAAYALNRLPPLYATTEEGAEFQRSRAKEQLQPIIAQQVSEAIARNINQPVFFPERQAISVNTGGELLGQVSELLNSYAHQFETAMAS from the coding sequence ATGAGTATCGAGAAAATTGTGGAACAGGCTCTTGAGGATGGCTACCTCACGCCTGCAATGGAGGCTGAAGTTGGGCGCATCTGCGATACGACGTCCGAACTGTCGATCGAAGAGTACATGGCACTCGATCGCTTGATGGGAGCCCTACTGACCGGAGAAGTGGTGGCAGTTCCGCGCAAACAGTTCATTAATTTGATGGAAGAACTGGTACTGACTGAAGCGATCGCCCGTGTATCTGAAATTGAAGCCACGAGCGACTGTACTCTGGATTTGGGCGATATTGCCGCCTATGCCCTCAATCGTCTGCCTCCGCTCTATGCCACCACGGAAGAAGGGGCAGAATTCCAGCGTAGCCGTGCGAAAGAACAGCTTCAGCCCATCATCGCCCAGCAGGTCAGTGAAGCGATCGCCCGTAATATTAACCAGCCTGTATTCTTCCCAGAGCGGCAGGCAATCAGTGTCAATACGGGAGGCGAACTGCTCGGGCAGGTCAGCGAACTGCTCAACAGCTACGCCCACCAGTTTGAAACCGCGATGGCATCCTGA
- a CDS encoding L,D-transpeptidase, which produces MILSFVTAALLVISDWQLSQTVADTPALPSISTLPPQEEAPFQPVNPGRMGLAAALQSALNPDPIAAQTRLVVQLDLRQVTVYQQDQPIVSYPIAVGREGWETPSGSFRIISMQKDPIWRHPFTGELIFPGVDNPLGSRWIGFWTDGVHQIGFHGTNQEDLIGQAVSHGCIRMRDDDVQSLYSQVAVGTIVEVQP; this is translated from the coding sequence ATGATCCTTAGCTTTGTGACCGCTGCGCTGCTGGTCATTAGCGATTGGCAACTGTCCCAAACGGTTGCGGATACGCCTGCCTTACCGTCCATCTCGACGCTGCCGCCCCAGGAAGAAGCCCCCTTTCAGCCTGTCAATCCGGGACGAATGGGTCTGGCTGCCGCCCTCCAATCTGCCTTGAACCCCGACCCGATCGCCGCTCAAACCCGGCTCGTAGTACAGCTTGATCTTCGTCAGGTGACGGTGTATCAGCAAGATCAGCCGATCGTCAGCTATCCGATCGCAGTGGGTCGAGAAGGATGGGAAACGCCCAGCGGCAGCTTTCGGATTATTTCCATGCAAAAAGACCCCATTTGGCGGCATCCCTTTACCGGAGAGCTGATTTTTCCAGGGGTAGACAATCCCCTCGGCTCTCGCTGGATCGGGTTTTGGACAGATGGGGTACATCAGATTGGGTTCCACGGCACAAACCAGGAAGATTTAATTGGGCAGGCAGTTTCCCACGGCTGTATCCGAATGCGCGACGATGATGTGCAATCCCTTTACAGTCAGGTGGCGGTTGGCACCATCGTCGAAGTGCAGCCCTAG
- a CDS encoding DUF1565 domain-containing protein yields the protein MRPMMSCPLADHVDPVVPNPRKLAFLILTAGLTVALLAGGSRPAIAQTSSANPVVRSARPSGQTILFVNPAIGQDETGSGTQQSPFRTIHRALQMAQPNTVILLAPGLYSAESGEVFPLQMRSGTTIQGDPSTAGQGTVIRGGGAYQSPSQGNQNVTLVGASDAVLRGVTVSNPQGHGVWIEAGNPTIALNTFSGSQTAGVTVTGNALASIQQNRFSRNQATGLAIGGMAQPEVRQNRFEQTEVGIAIAQSAAPLIVQNQISRNRTGIVVQDDARPVLRRNTIAQSSDTGVMAIGRAQPDLGRANDPGQNQFRENRRQDVNASGTDQTVPIAGNQFAEQRVSGRVDANGAANGDVNETVAQTVSQLSASQLAVTQRSTPSDRPSEPSLSATQTAAHTTAHPTAQTADRAATRAATRAATQSLPLIGQLPPSRASLSRSNSVPRPAGMSFRQNNRSVQEAQRSGQISPAAIAPAPSISIPIPVPPPENSGVLVSSTRPFGMSIANASPSPVVPSSDSVLMATVPVTVPFRAPQPFAQMAQGETMAVGGTASANPFAAIPLVLSSGALPAPPPVPPIAVPTPSMPPLATEIAGSSVQLASAQAVSGGLVSGGLAPGELSSGQSVAMQPVPPQPVRVVRQSNLLPVPDGDAPIGNAGDMPRMNVPAGGSWNAVGGGYSPEQLRATLRYRVVVEAQSERLQALVRSLVPSAFLVSGRGRPLMQVGAFSDRENAEDAVRLLNQNGLRAMIQRL from the coding sequence ATGCGTCCAATGATGTCCTGCCCCCTAGCTGACCATGTTGACCCCGTTGTCCCCAACCCTCGCAAACTTGCGTTCCTGATTCTCACGGCAGGCTTGACCGTAGCCCTGCTTGCTGGTGGGAGTCGTCCGGCGATCGCGCAAACGAGTTCAGCAAATCCGGTGGTCAGGAGTGCCAGACCGTCAGGGCAAACCATTCTGTTTGTAAATCCAGCGATCGGTCAGGATGAAACGGGTTCCGGGACGCAGCAATCGCCGTTTCGCACCATCCACCGTGCGCTTCAGATGGCTCAGCCCAATACGGTCATTTTGCTGGCTCCCGGACTCTACAGCGCCGAGAGTGGAGAGGTCTTTCCGCTGCAAATGCGATCGGGAACTACGATTCAGGGCGACCCCAGCACAGCAGGACAGGGCACGGTGATTCGGGGTGGCGGTGCTTATCAGAGTCCCAGCCAGGGCAACCAAAATGTGACGCTGGTGGGTGCCTCCGACGCGGTGCTGCGGGGCGTAACGGTATCCAATCCGCAGGGGCATGGGGTCTGGATCGAGGCAGGCAATCCTACGATCGCCCTGAATACGTTTTCTGGAAGCCAGACGGCAGGGGTAACGGTCACGGGAAATGCGCTGGCATCGATTCAGCAAAATCGGTTTAGCCGCAACCAGGCGACCGGATTGGCGATCGGCGGAATGGCTCAGCCGGAGGTGCGACAAAATCGGTTTGAGCAAACGGAAGTTGGGATTGCGATCGCCCAGTCCGCTGCGCCGCTGATTGTCCAGAACCAGATCAGCCGCAATCGAACCGGAATTGTAGTACAGGACGATGCCCGTCCGGTTCTCCGACGCAATACGATTGCCCAGAGCAGTGATACGGGGGTGATGGCGATTGGCAGAGCGCAGCCTGACCTGGGTAGGGCAAATGATCCAGGGCAGAATCAGTTTCGTGAGAACCGCAGGCAGGATGTGAACGCCAGTGGAACCGATCAGACGGTGCCGATCGCGGGCAATCAGTTTGCGGAGCAGCGGGTTTCTGGTCGCGTGGATGCCAATGGCGCTGCTAATGGTGACGTTAATGAAACCGTGGCTCAGACCGTTTCTCAACTATCAGCTTCTCAATTGGCAGTCACTCAGCGATCGACCCCTTCCGATCGTCCATCTGAACCATCTTTATCCGCCACACAGACAGCCGCCCACACGACTGCACACCCAACCGCGCAAACCGCCGATCGCGCAGCCACACGTGCAGCCACACGCGCAGCCACACAAAGCCTGCCTCTCATTGGTCAACTGCCCCCCAGCCGGGCTTCCCTGAGCCGATCGAATTCTGTGCCGCGTCCGGCTGGCATGTCTTTCCGTCAAAACAATCGTTCAGTGCAAGAGGCTCAGCGCTCCGGTCAGATTTCCCCTGCTGCGATCGCCCCTGCGCCCTCAATTTCAATCCCTATTCCCGTTCCTCCCCCAGAGAATTCCGGCGTGCTGGTGAGTTCTACCCGCCCCTTTGGAATGTCGATCGCCAATGCGTCACCGTCTCCCGTCGTGCCTTCATCCGATTCGGTTTTAATGGCAACTGTGCCCGTAACGGTTCCTTTCCGTGCGCCTCAGCCTTTTGCTCAGATGGCTCAGGGTGAAACGATGGCTGTTGGTGGAACTGCATCTGCGAACCCTTTTGCTGCAATCCCGCTCGTTCTCTCTTCTGGCGCTTTGCCTGCGCCGCCGCCCGTTCCTCCGATCGCGGTTCCTACGCCATCAATGCCGCCGTTGGCGACTGAAATTGCTGGAAGCTCTGTCCAGCTTGCATCAGCTCAAGCGGTTTCTGGTGGATTGGTTTCTGGTGGACTGGCTCCTGGCGAATTATCTTCTGGTCAGTCTGTTGCGATGCAGCCTGTCCCGCCTCAGCCCGTCCGGGTCGTTCGTCAGTCGAATTTGCTGCCTGTGCCAGATGGCGATGCGCCGATCGGAAACGCGGGCGATATGCCGAGAATGAATGTCCCGGCGGGTGGTTCCTGGAATGCGGTTGGGGGAGGCTATAGCCCGGAACAGCTTAGAGCAACGCTGCGCTATCGCGTGGTGGTTGAGGCACAGAGTGAGCGGCTTCAGGCATTGGTGCGATCGCTAGTCCCTAGCGCGTTTCTAGTGTCCGGTCGTGGTAGACCGCTGATGCAGGTTGGGGCGTTTAGCGATCGGGAAAATGCGGAGGATGCGGTGCGGTTACTGAATCAAAACGGATTAAGGGCGATGATTCAACGGCTTTAG
- a CDS encoding thiamine phosphate synthase, with product MVSKVGNEADKYQSAVYRILDANLDRAREGLRIIEEWCRFGLNQTELTEECKTLRQELAHWHSNELRAARDTPNDRGTALTHPQEELRSSVAQVLQVNFARTQEALRVLEEYGKLYSGDMAAACKQMRYRVYTLESVLGGYERQQKLRQSALYLVTSPSDNLLEVVEAALRGGLSLVQYRDKDTDDLTRIDNAKRLKELCHRYNALFIINDRIDLALAVDADGVHLGQDDVPTAFARQLLGNQRIIGRSTHSPEELRRAIEEGADYVGVGPVYETPTKAGRAAAGLDYVRHAASQASIPWYAIGGISADNLDDVLNAGAERVAVVRAIMAAEDPTLMVQYLISQLDRAGVLRNRGGE from the coding sequence ATGGTGAGTAAAGTGGGCAATGAAGCAGACAAGTATCAGTCGGCGGTCTATCGAATTCTGGATGCGAATCTCGATCGCGCTCGTGAAGGACTGAGGATTATCGAAGAGTGGTGTCGATTTGGGCTAAATCAGACAGAGCTGACCGAAGAATGCAAAACGCTCCGGCAGGAACTCGCCCACTGGCATAGCAACGAACTTCGCGCCGCCAGAGACACCCCAAACGATCGCGGTACCGCCCTCACCCATCCCCAGGAAGAACTGCGATCGAGCGTGGCTCAGGTGCTTCAGGTTAACTTTGCCAGAACTCAGGAGGCATTGCGGGTACTGGAGGAATACGGCAAGCTTTATTCCGGTGACATGGCGGCTGCCTGTAAACAGATGCGCTACCGGGTCTACACGCTGGAAAGTGTGCTGGGCGGCTATGAGCGACAGCAAAAACTGCGCCAATCAGCTCTTTACCTTGTCACCTCACCCTCCGACAATCTGCTGGAAGTGGTTGAAGCTGCCCTGCGGGGAGGACTTTCCCTCGTCCAGTATCGCGACAAAGACACCGACGATCTCACCCGCATCGACAACGCCAAACGGCTCAAGGAACTCTGTCACCGCTACAACGCCCTGTTTATCATTAACGATCGCATTGATCTCGCCTTAGCCGTAGACGCCGATGGTGTGCATCTGGGACAGGACGATGTTCCGACCGCCTTTGCCCGTCAACTGCTCGGCAACCAGCGAATCATTGGACGATCGACTCATAGCCCCGAAGAACTACGCCGTGCGATCGAAGAAGGAGCCGACTACGTGGGCGTTGGTCCGGTTTACGAAACCCCCACCAAAGCAGGCAGAGCCGCCGCCGGACTGGACTATGTGCGCCACGCCGCTTCCCAAGCCTCAATTCCGTGGTATGCGATCGGGGGCATTAGCGCCGATAATCTGGACGACGTACTAAACGCCGGAGCAGAACGAGTTGCCGTCGTGCGAGCCATCATGGCAGCAGAAGACCCCACTTTAATGGTTCAGTACTTAATTTCTCAGCTCGATCGGGCAGGGGTATTGCGCAATCGTGGGGGTGAATAG
- the thiS gene encoding sulfur carrier protein ThiS, whose translation MNQITLQINGEPHQCASETLLPDLLTQMGMNPRLVAVEYNGEILHRQFWTETKMQEGDRLEVVTIVGGGSR comes from the coding sequence ATGAACCAAATCACCCTTCAAATCAACGGCGAACCCCACCAATGTGCTTCAGAAACGCTACTACCCGATTTATTAACCCAAATGGGGATGAATCCGCGCCTCGTTGCCGTGGAATATAACGGGGAGATCTTGCATCGGCAGTTCTGGACAGAAACCAAAATGCAGGAGGGCGATCGCCTGGAAGTCGTGACGATCGTGGGGGGAGGATCACGCTGA
- a CDS encoding DUF1517 domain-containing protein — protein sequence MLNTLFNKLFAVIKPALKPFLIASLMIALVFSHADGALAASGGRVGGGSFRAPTRTAPAPSRPYGGGGYGGYGGGGGYYPGGGGFGFPFIVPFFGFGGGGLFSIILFIAIAGFLARAFRGATQGGSDGYGYSDGYDTTSVTVAKVQVGLLAQARDLQVDLNRIATNADTGSSEGLTQVLQESTLALLRHPEFWVYASSNAQQASLQAAENKFNQLSLAERSKFAEETLSNVNRQLRQATLRQQLPEAGGSLDMVRDPGEYIVATILVATVGRLPLPTINTTQDLRQALSVLGSVSSDRLLALEVLWTPQAEGDTLSSDEMIAEYPDLKRI from the coding sequence ATGCTCAATACACTATTCAACAAACTGTTTGCAGTAATCAAACCTGCTTTAAAACCTTTTCTGATTGCCAGTCTAATGATTGCGCTGGTCTTTAGCCATGCCGATGGTGCCCTGGCTGCAAGTGGCGGTCGTGTGGGTGGCGGCAGCTTCCGCGCTCCGACTCGAACGGCTCCGGCTCCCAGTCGTCCCTATGGGGGTGGCGGCTATGGTGGCTACGGCGGGGGTGGCGGCTACTATCCCGGTGGTGGCGGCTTTGGCTTTCCCTTCATCGTGCCCTTCTTTGGCTTTGGCGGTGGCGGGCTGTTCTCCATCATCCTCTTTATTGCGATCGCAGGCTTTTTGGCGAGAGCTTTCCGGGGAGCGACCCAGGGTGGCTCTGATGGTTATGGCTACAGCGATGGCTACGATACGACTTCAGTGACGGTGGCAAAGGTACAGGTTGGTCTGCTGGCACAGGCTCGCGATTTGCAGGTGGATCTTAACCGGATTGCAACCAATGCCGATACAGGTAGCTCTGAAGGGCTAACCCAGGTTCTTCAGGAATCGACGCTGGCACTGCTGCGTCACCCAGAGTTCTGGGTATATGCGTCGAGTAATGCTCAACAGGCAAGTCTGCAAGCGGCAGAGAACAAGTTCAACCAACTGTCTCTGGCAGAGCGCAGCAAGTTCGCCGAAGAAACCCTCTCGAATGTGAATCGTCAGTTGCGCCAGGCTACCCTGCGGCAGCAGTTGCCCGAAGCGGGCGGCTCCCTAGATATGGTGCGCGACCCAGGGGAATACATTGTTGCAACGATCCTGGTGGCAACGGTTGGTCGTCTGCCCCTTCCCACAATTAATACCACCCAAGATCTGCGGCAGGCGCTAAGCGTTCTCGGTTCTGTCTCTAGCGATCGCCTGTTGGCTCTGGAGGTACTGTGGACTCCACAGGCAGAAGGCGACACCCTCAGCAGCGACGAAATGATTGCAGAATACCCGGATCTGAAGCGAATTTAG
- the ruvA gene encoding Holliday junction branch migration protein RuvA yields the protein MISYLKGTVAGTQKLSSSRVILTIDVNGIGYDVQINARLMQQLPPVGENVQIFTHMQTREDQTVLFGFGSPSERDLFRQLISVTGVGPQVAMALLDALGLQDLVQAIVASNIRLLSKTPGVGNKTAERIALELKTKLAEWRMQSGLGSAPSAAPIPAVQEDVEMTLLALGYTSDEITHALQAVGQSTALSKSDNAEAWIREAIAWLSRM from the coding sequence ATGATTAGTTACCTGAAGGGAACCGTTGCAGGCACTCAGAAGCTCAGCAGCAGTCGGGTGATTTTGACGATCGACGTTAACGGCATTGGCTATGACGTGCAGATCAACGCCAGGCTCATGCAGCAGTTGCCTCCAGTCGGCGAGAATGTACAGATCTTTACCCATATGCAAACGCGGGAAGACCAGACGGTGCTGTTTGGTTTTGGCTCGCCCTCAGAGCGAGATTTGTTTCGCCAATTAATCAGCGTGACGGGCGTGGGTCCGCAGGTAGCAATGGCGCTGCTGGATGCTCTGGGATTGCAGGATCTGGTTCAGGCGATCGTTGCCAGCAATATTCGGCTTCTGTCTAAAACACCGGGAGTAGGCAACAAAACTGCCGAGCGCATTGCCCTGGAGCTGAAGACCAAACTGGCGGAATGGCGAATGCAGTCTGGCTTAGGTTCTGCCCCCAGCGCCGCCCCGATTCCCGCCGTGCAGGAAGATGTGGAAATGACCCTGCTGGCACTTGGCTACACCAGCGACGAAATTACCCATGCGCTTCAGGCAGTGGGACAAAGTACGGCGCTTTCCAAGTCAGATAATGCGGAAGCCTGGATTCGGGAAGCGATCGCCTGGCTGAGCCGGATGTAG
- a CDS encoding DUF2294 domain-containing protein, translated as MNTQKLTRGQLERTLSQRVQSLYRTFLGHQPSKVSCQLFDEKLTIVIENSVTQLEHLLVEEGNRHLAVQVREDLNQLIEPRIRELIESVVETEVLDLLSDATLETGRTGMIAILQEPPDTRPSSSRRISSPRPGTISA; from the coding sequence ATGAACACTCAAAAGCTCACACGCGGACAACTCGAAAGAACCCTCTCTCAGCGGGTACAGTCGCTTTACCGCACCTTTTTAGGACACCAGCCCAGCAAGGTTTCGTGCCAACTGTTCGACGAGAAGTTGACGATCGTGATTGAGAATTCCGTGACTCAGCTAGAGCATCTCTTGGTGGAAGAGGGAAATCGCCACCTTGCAGTGCAGGTTCGCGAGGACTTGAATCAGCTCATTGAGCCTCGTATCCGCGAATTAATTGAATCTGTTGTAGAAACGGAAGTCCTGGATTTGCTCAGCGACGCCACCCTGGAAACGGGCAGAACCGGAATGATTGCCATTTTGCAGGAACCGCCCGACACTCGACCTTCTTCATCTCGTCGGATCAGCTCACCGCGACCGGGCACTATCTCCGCATAG
- a CDS encoding response regulator codes for MALQDLSFPRSLTIAGSLPKPLVLVVDDDEDNLLLLEYCLELFNCRFVGNSDGKNLVALVQTLQPDLILLDIVLPQQSGIELMHQLRESSLTRSIPVVAVTALARLEDRLRLLAEGFDDYLSKPFLLDDLQSTVERYCCQPMRR; via the coding sequence ATGGCACTTCAAGATTTATCTTTTCCCCGTAGTCTGACCATAGCAGGCTCGTTGCCAAAACCGCTGGTGCTGGTTGTGGATGACGATGAAGATAATTTGCTGCTGCTAGAGTACTGTCTAGAGCTGTTTAACTGCCGGTTTGTGGGCAATTCGGACGGAAAAAATTTGGTTGCGCTCGTCCAGACCTTGCAGCCCGACCTGATCTTGCTGGATATTGTTCTGCCCCAGCAGAGCGGCATTGAGCTGATGCACCAGCTCCGAGAGAGCAGCCTGACCCGATCGATTCCGGTTGTTGCTGTTACAGCGCTTGCCCGTCTGGAGGATCGACTGCGGCTCCTGGCAGAGGGTTTTGACGACTATCTCAGCAAGCCGTTTTTGCTGGATGATTTGCAATCGACGGTAGAGCGCTACTGCTGCCAACCTATGCGGAGATAG